AGTTCATGACAGACTGCTGCACGCAGGTCATGGAGGACAGCCGGATGATCTCCTTTAAAATATGCCGGTCAAAGGCAAGTTCGGTGCGGGAAGGCAGCAGTTCCCGGCAGCGAAGCAGGGTGTACAGGAAGATGCCGATGCCGGACACATACTGGGCGATGACGGTGGCCCAGGCCGCGCCTGCGATGCCGAAGGAAAAGACAGCGACAAAGAGCAGATCCAGGCCGATGTTCAGCAGGGCAGATACCGCCAGGAATACCAGTGGCACGGTGGAATTGCCCACGGAGCGCAGCAGGCAGGAGAAGAAGTTATACAGGGATGTGGCGACCAGCCCGGCAAAAATGACGAGCAGATATTCCCGCATACCGCCCATGACTTCTTCCGGCACCCGGAGAAATAACAGGATCGGGTGCAGACCTGCGTAGACGGCGATATTCAGAAGGACTGTGACACTCATGATCAGAAGAAAAGCGTGAAGTACCGCTTTTTTCAGGCCGATGCTGTCTTTTTCTTCCCTGGTAAATGGAAAAAAGAGCGCCGGAGCCCAGACTTAAGCCCAGAAAGATCGAAGTGAGAAAGGTCATCAGCGTGTAAGCGGAGCCTACGGCGGCCAGGGCGTTGCTGCCCAGCACCCGGCCCACGATGAGTGTATCAGCGATATTATAGAACTGCTGCAGCAGATTTCCTGCCATCATAGGCAGGGCAAACAGCAGAAGAGAACGGGAAATATTTCCCCTGGTAAGATCTATGTACATGATTACCTCCAAAAGCGTATGTATCATCTGACGAACACGCGCTGCCGCGTGCTATCGCCTGCTGCACAGGCTGTTCGTTCTATCATAACACAGACGTTATCAATGTGCAATTAAAGTCCCGCACAGGGCAGCTGAAAGAAAGAGAACCGGGAAATGTATCCAAAAGAAGAATAAAATGGTATAATGGTCTGCATACTACAGAAAAACGGACAGAATGGAAGGAGTATACAATAGATGAGACAGGAAATTTATGATATATATGAGCGGATCGAGGAGCGTCCGGCACCGGATCTGGCTTCCACAGAGATCTATCTGCGGCATAAGAAGAGCGGCGCCCGGGTGCTGGTGCTTTCCAACCAGGATGACAACAAGGTGTTCTGCATCGGTTTTCGTACCCCGGTCAGCGACAGTACCGGGGTACCGCACATCATCGAGCATTCCGTGCTGTGCGGTTCTGACCATTTCCCGGTGAAGGATCCTTTCGTGGAGCTGGTCAAGGGCTCACTGAATACTTTTCTGAATGCCATGACTTACCCGGACAAGACGGTTTATCCCGTTGCCAGCTGCAACGATGCAGATTTCAAAAATCTGATGCACGTGTATATGGATGCGGTTTTCTTCCCGAATATTTACAAGCATGAGGAGATTTTCCGACAGGAGGGCTGGCACTATGAGCTGGAGGATCCCCAGGGAGAACTGACGGTCAACGGCGTGGTATACAATGAGATGAAGGGGGCTTTTTCTTCTGCGGAGGGCGTTCTGGATCGGGTGATCCTGAACTCTCTTTTCCCGGATACCGGTTATGCCTATGAATCCGGCGGAGACCCGGAGGTGATCCCGACCCTTTCCTATGAACAGTTCCTGGATTTCCACCGCACCTATTATCATCCGTCCAACAGCTATATTTATCTGTATGGCGACATGGATGTGGAGGAGCGGCTGCTCTGGATGGACAGAGAATACCTGAGCCGGTTTACTATCCAGCCGGTGGAATCCGCCATTGCACTGCAGAAGCCCTTTGCTGCCATGCAGCGGGTGGAGAAGCAGTATTCCATCGCCCAGGGAGAGGAGGAGAAGGATAACACCTACCTTTCCTATAATAAAGTTATTGGCACCAGCCTAGATCCGAAGCTGTATCTGGCGTTCCAGGTGCTGGAGTATGTGCTGCTGGGGGCTTCCGGCGCACCGCTGAAGCAGGCGCTGCTGGATGCCGGTATCGGACAGGATATCATGAGCTCCTACGACAACGGAGTATACCAGCCGATTTTCTCGGTGATCGCCAAGAAGGCCAACCCGGAGCAGGAAGAGGCGTTTGTGCAGGTCATTGAGCAGACCCTTTCCCGGATCGTCAGCGAGGGCATAGATCGGAAAGCGCTGCAGGCCGGGATCAATTATTATGAATTCAAGTACCGGGAGGCAGATTTCGGCCCTTACCCGAAGGGACTGATGTATGGTCTCCAGGCATATGACAGCTGGCTCTATGATGAGCGTGTGCCGCTGATGCATCTGGAAGCGCTGGATACGTTCCGGTATCTGAAAGAGCAGCTGGATACGGATTACTATGAACAGCTGATCCAGACGTATCTCCTGGACAATCCCCATGCGTCTCTTGTGCTGATCCGGCCGGAGCGGGGACTGACTGCCCGGATGGATGCGGCGCAGAAGGAGAAGCTGGCCGCCTATAAAGACAGCCTTTCGGAAGAAGAAAAAGAGAAACTGGCGGCGGATACGAAGAACCTGCGGGCGTACCAGGAGGCGCCGGACGATCCGGCAGCATTGGCCACCATTCCGGTGCTGCAGATTTCCGATATCCGAAAGGAGGCGGAAGTACCGCCTCTGGAAAAGATCGGGGATGGCACCGCAGAGGTGCTGTTCACCGAACAGGAATCCAACGGCATCGGCTATGTAGAGCTGGATTTTGATGCCGGGCAGGTGCCGGAGGCACTGGTGCCCTATGTGGGCATCCTCACCAGTGTGCTGGGCTATGTGAGCACAGAACACTACAGCTATCAGGAGCTGTTCCATGAGGTGAACATTCAGACCGGCGGCATCGCCCCCTCCATCAACGTGTATGGCGATGCGAAGGAGTACCGGGCCTATACGCCGGTGTATACGGTGCGGGCAAAGGCGCTTTACGGGCAGATGCCGTCGGTCTTTGCCCTGCTGGGAGAGATTTTGTTTACTTCTCAGCTGGAGGATGAAAAACGGCTGAAGGAGATCCTGTCCCGGCTGAAATCAAGACTCCAGGCAAGCCTTGTGTCTGCCGGTCATTCCGCGGCAGCGATGCGGGCCATGTCCTATACTTCCGGGTTGGCTGCCTATACGGACAGCACCAGCGGCATTGCCTACTATGAGCTGGTGGAGGATCTGGAACAGCATTTTGAGGAAAAGAAAGCAGAACTCATGGAGAACTTAAAGGAACTGATGATCCGCCTGTTCCGGCCGGAGAACCTGCTGGTGCATTACACGGCCCAGCGCTGCGGACAGGAAGCGCTTTTGAAGGAGCTGCCGGACTTTGCAGCCCGCCTGCACCGGGAAGCTGTTCCGTCTGGCGGGGCTCTGCCGGTGCCGGAGAAGAAGAACGAGGGCTTTCTCACGGCCTCCAAGGTACAGTACGTGGCCTGCGCAGGCAATTTCCGGGATGCCGGGTTTGCCTACACCGGCGCGCTGCGGATCCTGAAGGTGATGTTAAGCTACGATTACCTGTGGAACAACATCCGGGTAAAGGGCGGCGCCTACGGCTGTATGAGCGGATTTTCCAGGATCGGGGATTCCTATTTTACCACTTACCGGGATCCGAAGCTGCGGGAGTCCCGGGAGATTTTCCTGGGTACACCGGCGTACCTTGCACAGTTTACGGCAGATGAGCCGACCATGAGAAAATACATCATCGGTACCATGAGTGAGGTGGATGCGCCGCTGAATCCGTCGGCCAGAGGCAGGAAAGCGCTGAGCATGTACAGAAGCCATGTGACCCGGGAGGATGTGCAGCGGGAGCGGGATGAGATCCTTGGCGCCACAGTGGAGGATATCCGGGCATTGCGGCCCATTGTGGAAGCGGTGCTGGCAGCAGATAACTTC
Above is a window of Oscillospiraceae bacterium NTUH-002-81 DNA encoding:
- a CDS encoding insulinase family protein, whose amino-acid sequence is MRQEIYDIYERIEERPAPDLASTEIYLRHKKSGARVLVLSNQDDNKVFCIGFRTPVSDSTGVPHIIEHSVLCGSDHFPVKDPFVELVKGSLNTFLNAMTYPDKTVYPVASCNDADFKNLMHVYMDAVFFPNIYKHEEIFRQEGWHYELEDPQGELTVNGVVYNEMKGAFSSAEGVLDRVILNSLFPDTGYAYESGGDPEVIPTLSYEQFLDFHRTYYHPSNSYIYLYGDMDVEERLLWMDREYLSRFTIQPVESAIALQKPFAAMQRVEKQYSIAQGEEEKDNTYLSYNKVIGTSLDPKLYLAFQVLEYVLLGASGAPLKQALLDAGIGQDIMSSYDNGVYQPIFSVIAKKANPEQEEAFVQVIEQTLSRIVSEGIDRKALQAGINYYEFKYREADFGPYPKGLMYGLQAYDSWLYDERVPLMHLEALDTFRYLKEQLDTDYYEQLIQTYLLDNPHASLVLIRPERGLTARMDAAQKEKLAAYKDSLSEEEKEKLAADTKNLRAYQEAPDDPAALATIPVLQISDIRKEAEVPPLEKIGDGTAEVLFTEQESNGIGYVELDFDAGQVPEALVPYVGILTSVLGYVSTEHYSYQELFHEVNIQTGGIAPSINVYGDAKEYRAYTPVYTVRAKALYGQMPSVFALLGEILFTSQLEDEKRLKEILSRLKSRLQASLVSAGHSAAAMRAMSYTSGLAAYTDSTSGIAYYELVEDLEQHFEEKKAELMENLKELMIRLFRPENLLVHYTAQRCGQEALLKELPDFAARLHREAVPSGGALPVPEKKNEGFLTASKVQYVACAGNFRDAGFAYTGALRILKVMLSYDYLWNNIRVKGGAYGCMSGFSRIGDSYFTTYRDPKLRESREIFLGTPAYLAQFTADEPTMRKYIIGTMSEVDAPLNPSARGRKALSMYRSHVTREDVQRERDEILGATVEDIRALRPIVEAVLAADNFCVIGNEEKIQEEKDLFMEVKPLIHA